A single Drosophila ananassae strain 14024-0371.13 chromosome 3L, ASM1763931v2, whole genome shotgun sequence DNA region contains:
- the LOC6496411 gene encoding dystroglycan isoform X2: protein MDMSRSLSAGGNLMLLPLCLLLATFHGASVLAERDFNVNDSQVPVIEPKDVPAYKQDPYVKELMGCSNSQSEVVLSLVLKKHDWSDLTATKRAHVQAKLAKFFAIPKEFISLDSVSKLELKSMHKLANKRGGKGNKNVETLNRRLGRASFMIGCDSRYFAMGEPIAMQIAHQVKDGTIGALTEENFGLWFIWRKELKARSHRKKRQSEGSGNDDDDYEYEDDPEDTSEPSTEVPAVTTHAHRHHHGASEVPDSVSVTSVASEEEIQESVSMLESVISKTIENTKNIKELPILGADAEDEEDEEFLLPRGTAPSSSTMATLVTEAVKPVLFLEENQVDQGAVDVEIETSTPTPSPPAAHKPYSPYDATSSVGVTSPTPVQPENSEPPPSETSPSSATTPTPTPTPMLTELESNAPTTSTSISIASQSPANPAFLSPSSQATQASLKTTTTTTLTSTTATISTTTATTTLSESPKPNTLHTEFELSTLLPFDESEATAPTPSAAGTAAAETPTPSATAATSGESENDFHVESTTHRIVSSKQGEPGDGLNTTSSNTLTHNESTPTVASGTTTTTALPESSSSFASTDYVEPPAEENSPPVIETRLPKFAVTSGKAFTFVVPRETFADAEDQGNLRLDFTDKDGHELKSTSWLQFNVDKRELYGLPLDDTVSRWQYRLTATDSGNASVTETVEISVQQHRAVRTINHEISISVRINEIHGHNINWQLKLINAVARTLDDATSSALVVREIRQTVQDPYSATLVYFNETLPTNECPEKELNDLVARLDAQRLSDLVQPLLAIKSITGQLIGSCQKELTRVKPTQHMAKNVPPMPRNQVDRVNASVGQLLVYKVPTDTFYDANDQQLTLTLKTKDHKELSTRHWLQFDSKNEEFYGVPKSGDIGSEEYLLVAEDSGGLVAHDALVVVVSHAPKREFGAFFKAYLAIRHENFNADLQRKFVERVARLHGDPTTTQIQIRSVTTHHDSDGTIVNFYNTTLYKMNNRCPEKELAATRSIYLNSDLSLKDSVKRALGPELNLTNFSVVPFGSCHHAEIPDIQPDYNPRPDEPSLKSTFSDEYLANIVLPAVIIVVMIILASLVACCLHRRRHKSGKMELGDDEERKSFRAKGIPVIFQDEYEEKPEIGNKSPVILKDEKPPLLPPSYNTSNMNGDNDVDEYVPPPAVVVGGREVRGKSPATPSYRKPPPYVSP from the exons ATGGACATGTCACGGAGCTTATCTGCCGGTGGAAACCTAATGCTCCTCCCGTTATGCCTTCTGCTGGCCACCTTCCATGGCGCCAGTGTGCTGGCGGAGCGCGATTTCAATGTAAACGACTCTCAG GTGCCTGTCATTGAGCCCAAGGATGTGCCCGCCTACAAGCAGGATCCGTATGTCAAGGAGCTGATGGGCTGCTCCAACAGCCAGAGCGAGGTAGTCCTCTCCCTGGTCCTGAAGAAGCACGACTGGAGCGATCTGACTGCCACCAAGCGCGCCCATGTTCAGGCTAAGCTGGCCAAGTTCTTTGCCATACCCAAGGAATTCATCTCCCTGGACTCAGTGTCCAAGTTGGAGCTTAAGTCCATGCACAAGTTGGCCAACAAGAGGGGCGGAAAGGGCAATAAGAACGTAGAAACCCTGAATCGCCGCCTCGGACGCGCCAGTTTCATG ATCGGCTGCGATTCGCGGTATTTCGCAATGGGAGAGCCGATAGCCATGCAGATTGCTCATCAAGTGAAGGATGGCACCATTGGAGCCTTGACGGAGGAGAACTTTGGTCTTTGGTTCATCTGGCGAAAGGAGCTGAAAGCCAG ATCGCATCGCAAAAAGCGCCAATCGGAGGGCTCTGGaaacgacgacgacgactaCGAGTACGAAGACGACCCCGAAGACACTTC GGAACCCAGCACGGAAGTGCCAGCTGTGACAACACACGCCCATCGACACCATCACGGAGCG TCGGAGGTTCCCGATTCCGTTTCGGTCACATCGGTCGCATCGGAGGAGGAGATCCAGGAGAGTGTCTCCATGCTGGAGTCCGTCATCAGCAAGACCATTGAGAACACGAAGAACATCAAGGAGTTGCCCATTCTCGGGGCGGATGCTGAAGATGAGGAGGACGAGGAGTTCCTGCTCCCCAGGGGGACTGCCCCAAGCAGCAGTACGATGGCTACTTTGGTGACGGAGGCCGTTAAGCCTGTCCTGTTCCTGGAGGAGAACCAAGTGGATCAGGGAGCTGTCGATGTAGAGATCGAGACTTCCACGCCCACGCCCTCGCCGCCAGCCGCGCACAAGCCATACTCTCCCTACGATGCCACCTCCTCTGTGGGAGTTACCTCGCCCACACCCGTCCAGCCAGAGAATTCGGAACCTCCTCCGTCTGAGACCTCGCCATCGTCTGCGACTACTCCGACTCCCACTCCCACGCCCATGCTCACCGAGCTCGAAAGCAATGCCcccaccacctccacctccatcTCCATAGCATCCCAGTCCCCGGCAAATCCCGCATTTCTGTCTCCATCTTCACAGGCCACTCAAGCAtccttaaaaacaacaactacaacaacattAACAagcacaacagcaacaatctcaacaacaacagcaacaacaacattgtCAGAATCGCCAAAG CCAAACACTCTGCACACTGAATTCGAGCTGAGCACCCTGCTGCCCTTTGACGAAAGTGAAGCAACAGCACCTACTCCCAGCGCAGCCGGAACAGCAGCAGCGGAAACACCAACGCCAAGTGCAACGGCAGCCACTTCTGGCGAAAGCGAGAACGATTTTCATGTAGAATCCACCACACACCGTATTGTTAGCTCTAAG CAGGGAGAACCTGGTGACGGCCTCAACACCACTAGCAGTAACACTTTAACCCACAATGAG TCCACTCCAACAGTAGCCTCCGGCACCACTACAACCACCGCCTTGCCAGAGTCCAGCAGCTCGTTCGCCTCCACGGACTATGTGGAACCGCCGGCAGAGGAGAACAGTCCGCCGGTCATTGAGACGCGTCTACCGAAGTTCGCGGTGACATCGGGAAAGGCTTTCACGTTCGTTGTGCCGCGGGAGACTTTTGCGGATGCCGAGGACCAGGGTAACCTGAGGCTGGACTTTACGGACAAAGATGGCCACGAGCTGAAGTCAACCTCCTGGTTGCAGTTCAACGTCGATAAAAGGGAACTCTATGGACT CCCGTTGGACGACACCGTGTCGCGATGGCAGTACCGCCTCACAGCAACAGACTCTGGCAATGCCAGTGTCACGGAAACCGTAGAGATTTCCGTCCAGCAGCACCGGGCGGTTAGGACCATCAACCACGAGATTAGTATTTCCGTGCGGATCAACGAAATACATGGCCATAACATCAACTGGCAGTTGAAGCTGATCAATGCCGTGGCTAGGACGTTGGACGATGCCACCAGCTCAGCTTTGGTGGTGCGGGAGATCAGGCAAACGGTCCAGGATCCCTACTCAGCTACTTTGGTCTATTTCAACGAGACTTTGCCAACAAACGAGTGTCCGGAAAAGGAACTCAACGACCTTGTAGCACGACTGGATGCCCAGCGGCTGAGTGACTTAGTTCAGCCGCTGCTGGCCATCAAGTCCATTACTGGACAGCTGATTGGCTCCTGCCAGAAGGAGCTGACGCGGGTGAAGCCCACCCAGCACATGGCCAAAAATGTCCCGCCGATGCCGCGCAACCAGGTCGATCGGGTGAATGCCAGTGTGGGACAGTTGCTAGTATACAAAGTGCCGACCGACACTTTCTACGATGCCAATGACCAGCAGTTGACTCTCACTCTCAAGACCAAGGACCACAAGGAGCTGAGCACCCGGCACTGGCTGCAGTTTGACTCCAAAAACGAAGAATTCTATGGTGTTCCCAAGAGTGGGGATATAGGCTCCGAGGAGTACCTGTTGGTGGCCGAGGACAGCGGCGGCTTAGTCGCCCATGATGCCCTGGTCGTGGTGGTCAGCCATGCGCCCAAGCGGGAGTTTGGAGCATTTTTCAAGGCATATCTGGCCATAAGGCATGAGAACTTCAACGCCGATCTGCAGCGGAAGTTTGTAGAGCGCGTAGCGAGACTGCACGGAGaccccaccaccacccagaTCCAGATCCGGTCCGTAACCACGCACCACGATTCGGACGGCACCATTGTCAACTTCTACAACACAACCCTGTACAAAATGAACAATCGCTGTCCCGAAAAGGAGCTGGCCGCCACCAGGAGTATCTACCTGAACAGCGATCTTAGCCTCAAGGATTCGGTGAAGCGAGCTCTGGGCCCGGAATTGAATCTCACCAACTTTTCGGTGGTCCCCTTCGGCAGTTGCCATC ATGCCGAAATCCCGGACATTCAACCCGACTACAACCCAAGGCCCGACGAGCCCAGCCTGAAGTCCACTTTCAGTGACGAGTACTTGGCGAACATCGTGCTGCCCGCCGTCATTATCGTGGTCATGATAATTTTGGCATCCCTCGTGGCCTGCTGCCTGCACAGGCGTCGTCACAAGAGCGGAAAAATGGAGCTTG gcgacgacgaggagcGCAAGTCCTTCCGAGCCAAGGGTATTCCCGTCATCTTCCAGGATGAGTACGAGGAGAAACCAGAGATTGGCAACAAGAGCCCTGTTATTCTTAAAGACGAGAAGCCTCCGCTACTGCCCCCGTCCTACAATACCTCGAATATGAATG GTGACAACGACGTGGATGAGTATGTGCCACCGCCGGCCGTTGTTGTGGGCGGACGGGAGGTGCGAGGGAAGTCACCTGCCACACCCTCCTACCGCAAGCCTCCGCCATATGTGTCGCCATAA
- the LOC6496411 gene encoding dystroglycan isoform X6, which produces MDMSRSLSAGGNLMLLPLCLLLATFHGASVLAERDFNVNDSQVPVIEPKDVPAYKQDPYVKELMGCSNSQSEVVLSLVLKKHDWSDLTATKRAHVQAKLAKFFAIPKEFISLDSVSKLELKSMHKLANKRGGKGNKNVETLNRRLGRASFMIGCDSRYFAMGEPIAMQIAHQVKDGTIGALTEENFGLWFIWRKELKARSHRKKRQSEGSGNDDDDYEYEDDPEDTSEPSTEVPAVTTHAHRHHHGASEVPDSVSVTSVASEEEIQESVSMLESVISKTIENTKNIKELPILGADAEDEEDEEFLLPRGTAPSSSTMATLVTEAVKPVLFLEENQVDQGAVDVEIETSTPTPSPPAAHKPYSPYDATSSVGVTSPTPVQPENSEPPPSETSPSSATTPTPTPTPMLTELESNAPTTSTSISIASQSPANPAFLSPSSQATQASLKTTTTTTLTSTTATISTTTATTTLSESPKQGEPGDGLNTTSSNTLTHNESTPTVASGTTTTTALPESSSSFASTDYVEPPAEENSPPVIETRLPKFAVTSGKAFTFVVPRETFADAEDQGNLRLDFTDKDGHELKSTSWLQFNVDKRELYGLPLDDTVSRWQYRLTATDSGNASVTETVEISVQQHRAVRTINHEISISVRINEIHGHNINWQLKLINAVARTLDDATSSALVVREIRQTVQDPYSATLVYFNETLPTNECPEKELNDLVARLDAQRLSDLVQPLLAIKSITGQLIGSCQKELTRVKPTQHMAKNVPPMPRNQVDRVNASVGQLLVYKVPTDTFYDANDQQLTLTLKTKDHKELSTRHWLQFDSKNEEFYGVPKSGDIGSEEYLLVAEDSGGLVAHDALVVVVSHAPKREFGAFFKAYLAIRHENFNADLQRKFVERVARLHGDPTTTQIQIRSVTTHHDSDGTIVNFYNTTLYKMNNRCPEKELAATRSIYLNSDLSLKDSVKRALGPELNLTNFSVVPFGSCHHAEIPDIQPDYNPRPDEPSLKSTFSDEYLANIVLPAVIIVVMIILASLVACCLHRRRHKSGKMELGDDEERKSFRAKGIPVIFQDEYEEKPEIGNKSPVILKDEKPPLLPPSYNTSNMNGDNDVDEYVPPPAVVVGGREVRGKSPATPSYRKPPPYVSP; this is translated from the exons ATGGACATGTCACGGAGCTTATCTGCCGGTGGAAACCTAATGCTCCTCCCGTTATGCCTTCTGCTGGCCACCTTCCATGGCGCCAGTGTGCTGGCGGAGCGCGATTTCAATGTAAACGACTCTCAG GTGCCTGTCATTGAGCCCAAGGATGTGCCCGCCTACAAGCAGGATCCGTATGTCAAGGAGCTGATGGGCTGCTCCAACAGCCAGAGCGAGGTAGTCCTCTCCCTGGTCCTGAAGAAGCACGACTGGAGCGATCTGACTGCCACCAAGCGCGCCCATGTTCAGGCTAAGCTGGCCAAGTTCTTTGCCATACCCAAGGAATTCATCTCCCTGGACTCAGTGTCCAAGTTGGAGCTTAAGTCCATGCACAAGTTGGCCAACAAGAGGGGCGGAAAGGGCAATAAGAACGTAGAAACCCTGAATCGCCGCCTCGGACGCGCCAGTTTCATG ATCGGCTGCGATTCGCGGTATTTCGCAATGGGAGAGCCGATAGCCATGCAGATTGCTCATCAAGTGAAGGATGGCACCATTGGAGCCTTGACGGAGGAGAACTTTGGTCTTTGGTTCATCTGGCGAAAGGAGCTGAAAGCCAG ATCGCATCGCAAAAAGCGCCAATCGGAGGGCTCTGGaaacgacgacgacgactaCGAGTACGAAGACGACCCCGAAGACACTTC GGAACCCAGCACGGAAGTGCCAGCTGTGACAACACACGCCCATCGACACCATCACGGAGCG TCGGAGGTTCCCGATTCCGTTTCGGTCACATCGGTCGCATCGGAGGAGGAGATCCAGGAGAGTGTCTCCATGCTGGAGTCCGTCATCAGCAAGACCATTGAGAACACGAAGAACATCAAGGAGTTGCCCATTCTCGGGGCGGATGCTGAAGATGAGGAGGACGAGGAGTTCCTGCTCCCCAGGGGGACTGCCCCAAGCAGCAGTACGATGGCTACTTTGGTGACGGAGGCCGTTAAGCCTGTCCTGTTCCTGGAGGAGAACCAAGTGGATCAGGGAGCTGTCGATGTAGAGATCGAGACTTCCACGCCCACGCCCTCGCCGCCAGCCGCGCACAAGCCATACTCTCCCTACGATGCCACCTCCTCTGTGGGAGTTACCTCGCCCACACCCGTCCAGCCAGAGAATTCGGAACCTCCTCCGTCTGAGACCTCGCCATCGTCTGCGACTACTCCGACTCCCACTCCCACGCCCATGCTCACCGAGCTCGAAAGCAATGCCcccaccacctccacctccatcTCCATAGCATCCCAGTCCCCGGCAAATCCCGCATTTCTGTCTCCATCTTCACAGGCCACTCAAGCAtccttaaaaacaacaactacaacaacattAACAagcacaacagcaacaatctcaacaacaacagcaacaacaacattgtCAGAATCGCCAAAG CAGGGAGAACCTGGTGACGGCCTCAACACCACTAGCAGTAACACTTTAACCCACAATGAG TCCACTCCAACAGTAGCCTCCGGCACCACTACAACCACCGCCTTGCCAGAGTCCAGCAGCTCGTTCGCCTCCACGGACTATGTGGAACCGCCGGCAGAGGAGAACAGTCCGCCGGTCATTGAGACGCGTCTACCGAAGTTCGCGGTGACATCGGGAAAGGCTTTCACGTTCGTTGTGCCGCGGGAGACTTTTGCGGATGCCGAGGACCAGGGTAACCTGAGGCTGGACTTTACGGACAAAGATGGCCACGAGCTGAAGTCAACCTCCTGGTTGCAGTTCAACGTCGATAAAAGGGAACTCTATGGACT CCCGTTGGACGACACCGTGTCGCGATGGCAGTACCGCCTCACAGCAACAGACTCTGGCAATGCCAGTGTCACGGAAACCGTAGAGATTTCCGTCCAGCAGCACCGGGCGGTTAGGACCATCAACCACGAGATTAGTATTTCCGTGCGGATCAACGAAATACATGGCCATAACATCAACTGGCAGTTGAAGCTGATCAATGCCGTGGCTAGGACGTTGGACGATGCCACCAGCTCAGCTTTGGTGGTGCGGGAGATCAGGCAAACGGTCCAGGATCCCTACTCAGCTACTTTGGTCTATTTCAACGAGACTTTGCCAACAAACGAGTGTCCGGAAAAGGAACTCAACGACCTTGTAGCACGACTGGATGCCCAGCGGCTGAGTGACTTAGTTCAGCCGCTGCTGGCCATCAAGTCCATTACTGGACAGCTGATTGGCTCCTGCCAGAAGGAGCTGACGCGGGTGAAGCCCACCCAGCACATGGCCAAAAATGTCCCGCCGATGCCGCGCAACCAGGTCGATCGGGTGAATGCCAGTGTGGGACAGTTGCTAGTATACAAAGTGCCGACCGACACTTTCTACGATGCCAATGACCAGCAGTTGACTCTCACTCTCAAGACCAAGGACCACAAGGAGCTGAGCACCCGGCACTGGCTGCAGTTTGACTCCAAAAACGAAGAATTCTATGGTGTTCCCAAGAGTGGGGATATAGGCTCCGAGGAGTACCTGTTGGTGGCCGAGGACAGCGGCGGCTTAGTCGCCCATGATGCCCTGGTCGTGGTGGTCAGCCATGCGCCCAAGCGGGAGTTTGGAGCATTTTTCAAGGCATATCTGGCCATAAGGCATGAGAACTTCAACGCCGATCTGCAGCGGAAGTTTGTAGAGCGCGTAGCGAGACTGCACGGAGaccccaccaccacccagaTCCAGATCCGGTCCGTAACCACGCACCACGATTCGGACGGCACCATTGTCAACTTCTACAACACAACCCTGTACAAAATGAACAATCGCTGTCCCGAAAAGGAGCTGGCCGCCACCAGGAGTATCTACCTGAACAGCGATCTTAGCCTCAAGGATTCGGTGAAGCGAGCTCTGGGCCCGGAATTGAATCTCACCAACTTTTCGGTGGTCCCCTTCGGCAGTTGCCATC ATGCCGAAATCCCGGACATTCAACCCGACTACAACCCAAGGCCCGACGAGCCCAGCCTGAAGTCCACTTTCAGTGACGAGTACTTGGCGAACATCGTGCTGCCCGCCGTCATTATCGTGGTCATGATAATTTTGGCATCCCTCGTGGCCTGCTGCCTGCACAGGCGTCGTCACAAGAGCGGAAAAATGGAGCTTG gcgacgacgaggagcGCAAGTCCTTCCGAGCCAAGGGTATTCCCGTCATCTTCCAGGATGAGTACGAGGAGAAACCAGAGATTGGCAACAAGAGCCCTGTTATTCTTAAAGACGAGAAGCCTCCGCTACTGCCCCCGTCCTACAATACCTCGAATATGAATG GTGACAACGACGTGGATGAGTATGTGCCACCGCCGGCCGTTGTTGTGGGCGGACGGGAGGTGCGAGGGAAGTCACCTGCCACACCCTCCTACCGCAAGCCTCCGCCATATGTGTCGCCATAA
- the LOC6496411 gene encoding uncharacterized protein LOC6496411 isoform X13, with product MDMSRSLSAGGNLMLLPLCLLLATFHGASVLAERDFNVNDSQVPVIEPKDVPAYKQDPYVKELMGCSNSQSEVVLSLVLKKHDWSDLTATKRAHVQAKLAKFFAIPKEFISLDSVSKLELKSMHKLANKRGGKGNKNVETLNRRLGRASFMIGCDSRYFAMGEPIAMQIAHQVKDGTIGALTEENFGLWFIWRKELKARSHRKKRQSEGSGNDDDDYEYEDDPEDTSEPSTEVPAVTTHAHRHHHGAQGEPGDGLNTTSSNTLTHNESTPTVASGTTTTTALPESSSSFASTDYVEPPAEENSPPVIETRLPKFAVTSGKAFTFVVPRETFADAEDQGNLRLDFTDKDGHELKSTSWLQFNVDKRELYGLPLDDTVSRWQYRLTATDSGNASVTETVEISVQQHRAVRTINHEISISVRINEIHGHNINWQLKLINAVARTLDDATSSALVVREIRQTVQDPYSATLVYFNETLPTNECPEKELNDLVARLDAQRLSDLVQPLLAIKSITGQLIGSCQKELTRVKPTQHMAKNVPPMPRNQVDRVNASVGQLLVYKVPTDTFYDANDQQLTLTLKTKDHKELSTRHWLQFDSKNEEFYGVPKSGDIGSEEYLLVAEDSGGLVAHDALVVVVSHAPKREFGAFFKAYLAIRHENFNADLQRKFVERVARLHGDPTTTQIQIRSVTTHHDSDGTIVNFYNTTLYKMNNRCPEKELAATRSIYLNSDLSLKDSVKRALGPELNLTNFSVVPFGSCHHAEIPDIQPDYNPRPDEPSLKSTFSDEYLANIVLPAVIIVVMIILASLVACCLHRRRHKSGKMELGDDEERKSFRAKGIPVIFQDEYEEKPEIGNKSPVILKDEKPPLLPPSYNTSNMNGDNDVDEYVPPPAVVVGGREVRGKSPATPSYRKPPPYVSP from the exons ATGGACATGTCACGGAGCTTATCTGCCGGTGGAAACCTAATGCTCCTCCCGTTATGCCTTCTGCTGGCCACCTTCCATGGCGCCAGTGTGCTGGCGGAGCGCGATTTCAATGTAAACGACTCTCAG GTGCCTGTCATTGAGCCCAAGGATGTGCCCGCCTACAAGCAGGATCCGTATGTCAAGGAGCTGATGGGCTGCTCCAACAGCCAGAGCGAGGTAGTCCTCTCCCTGGTCCTGAAGAAGCACGACTGGAGCGATCTGACTGCCACCAAGCGCGCCCATGTTCAGGCTAAGCTGGCCAAGTTCTTTGCCATACCCAAGGAATTCATCTCCCTGGACTCAGTGTCCAAGTTGGAGCTTAAGTCCATGCACAAGTTGGCCAACAAGAGGGGCGGAAAGGGCAATAAGAACGTAGAAACCCTGAATCGCCGCCTCGGACGCGCCAGTTTCATG ATCGGCTGCGATTCGCGGTATTTCGCAATGGGAGAGCCGATAGCCATGCAGATTGCTCATCAAGTGAAGGATGGCACCATTGGAGCCTTGACGGAGGAGAACTTTGGTCTTTGGTTCATCTGGCGAAAGGAGCTGAAAGCCAG ATCGCATCGCAAAAAGCGCCAATCGGAGGGCTCTGGaaacgacgacgacgactaCGAGTACGAAGACGACCCCGAAGACACTTC GGAACCCAGCACGGAAGTGCCAGCTGTGACAACACACGCCCATCGACACCATCACGGAGCG CAGGGAGAACCTGGTGACGGCCTCAACACCACTAGCAGTAACACTTTAACCCACAATGAG TCCACTCCAACAGTAGCCTCCGGCACCACTACAACCACCGCCTTGCCAGAGTCCAGCAGCTCGTTCGCCTCCACGGACTATGTGGAACCGCCGGCAGAGGAGAACAGTCCGCCGGTCATTGAGACGCGTCTACCGAAGTTCGCGGTGACATCGGGAAAGGCTTTCACGTTCGTTGTGCCGCGGGAGACTTTTGCGGATGCCGAGGACCAGGGTAACCTGAGGCTGGACTTTACGGACAAAGATGGCCACGAGCTGAAGTCAACCTCCTGGTTGCAGTTCAACGTCGATAAAAGGGAACTCTATGGACT CCCGTTGGACGACACCGTGTCGCGATGGCAGTACCGCCTCACAGCAACAGACTCTGGCAATGCCAGTGTCACGGAAACCGTAGAGATTTCCGTCCAGCAGCACCGGGCGGTTAGGACCATCAACCACGAGATTAGTATTTCCGTGCGGATCAACGAAATACATGGCCATAACATCAACTGGCAGTTGAAGCTGATCAATGCCGTGGCTAGGACGTTGGACGATGCCACCAGCTCAGCTTTGGTGGTGCGGGAGATCAGGCAAACGGTCCAGGATCCCTACTCAGCTACTTTGGTCTATTTCAACGAGACTTTGCCAACAAACGAGTGTCCGGAAAAGGAACTCAACGACCTTGTAGCACGACTGGATGCCCAGCGGCTGAGTGACTTAGTTCAGCCGCTGCTGGCCATCAAGTCCATTACTGGACAGCTGATTGGCTCCTGCCAGAAGGAGCTGACGCGGGTGAAGCCCACCCAGCACATGGCCAAAAATGTCCCGCCGATGCCGCGCAACCAGGTCGATCGGGTGAATGCCAGTGTGGGACAGTTGCTAGTATACAAAGTGCCGACCGACACTTTCTACGATGCCAATGACCAGCAGTTGACTCTCACTCTCAAGACCAAGGACCACAAGGAGCTGAGCACCCGGCACTGGCTGCAGTTTGACTCCAAAAACGAAGAATTCTATGGTGTTCCCAAGAGTGGGGATATAGGCTCCGAGGAGTACCTGTTGGTGGCCGAGGACAGCGGCGGCTTAGTCGCCCATGATGCCCTGGTCGTGGTGGTCAGCCATGCGCCCAAGCGGGAGTTTGGAGCATTTTTCAAGGCATATCTGGCCATAAGGCATGAGAACTTCAACGCCGATCTGCAGCGGAAGTTTGTAGAGCGCGTAGCGAGACTGCACGGAGaccccaccaccacccagaTCCAGATCCGGTCCGTAACCACGCACCACGATTCGGACGGCACCATTGTCAACTTCTACAACACAACCCTGTACAAAATGAACAATCGCTGTCCCGAAAAGGAGCTGGCCGCCACCAGGAGTATCTACCTGAACAGCGATCTTAGCCTCAAGGATTCGGTGAAGCGAGCTCTGGGCCCGGAATTGAATCTCACCAACTTTTCGGTGGTCCCCTTCGGCAGTTGCCATC ATGCCGAAATCCCGGACATTCAACCCGACTACAACCCAAGGCCCGACGAGCCCAGCCTGAAGTCCACTTTCAGTGACGAGTACTTGGCGAACATCGTGCTGCCCGCCGTCATTATCGTGGTCATGATAATTTTGGCATCCCTCGTGGCCTGCTGCCTGCACAGGCGTCGTCACAAGAGCGGAAAAATGGAGCTTG gcgacgacgaggagcGCAAGTCCTTCCGAGCCAAGGGTATTCCCGTCATCTTCCAGGATGAGTACGAGGAGAAACCAGAGATTGGCAACAAGAGCCCTGTTATTCTTAAAGACGAGAAGCCTCCGCTACTGCCCCCGTCCTACAATACCTCGAATATGAATG GTGACAACGACGTGGATGAGTATGTGCCACCGCCGGCCGTTGTTGTGGGCGGACGGGAGGTGCGAGGGAAGTCACCTGCCACACCCTCCTACCGCAAGCCTCCGCCATATGTGTCGCCATAA